From a region of the Ficedula albicollis isolate OC2 chromosome 1A, FicAlb1.5, whole genome shotgun sequence genome:
- the WASL gene encoding neural Wiskott-Aldrich syndrome protein: MSSAVVQIYAADRNAMWSKKCCGVACLVKDNPQRSYFIRIFDIKDGKLLWEQELYNNFVYNSPRGYFHTFAGDTCQVGLNFANEEEAKLFRKTVTDLLGRRQRKSEKRRDPPNGPNLPMATVDIKNPEITTNRFYTPQVNNISYTKEKKKGKTKKRRLTKADIGTPSNFQHIGHVGWDPNTGFDVNNLDPELKNLFDLCGISEAQLKDKETSKVIYDFIEKTGGVEAVKNELRRQGPPRWSAPPPPPPCRGGPPPPPPPHSSGPPPPPARGRGVPPPPPSRAPTAAPPPPPPSRPGAAVPPPPPNRMHPPPPPVHSSSAPSGPPPPPPPPASGASVPPPPPPPPPPPGPPPPPGLPSEADHQLPVPVGNKAALLDQIREGAQLKKVEQNSRPVSCSGRDALLDQIRQGIQLKSVSDGQESAPPTPAPTSGIVGALMEVMQKRSKAIHSSDEDEDEDDEEDFEDDDEWDD, translated from the exons ATGTCTTCAGCAGTTGTTCAGATATACGCAGCAGATCGCAATGCCATGTGGTCAAAGAAGTGCTGTGGTGTAGCTTGCCTTGTAAAGGACAATCCGCAGAGGTCATATTTTATCAGAATATTTGACATCAAG gaTGGAAAATTACTGTGGGAGCAGGAATTGTACAATAACTTTGTATATAATAGCCCTAGAGGATATTTTCATACCTTTGCTGGAGAT ACATGTCAAGTTGGTCTTAATTTTGCTAATGAAGAAGAAGCTAAACTATTCCGCAAAACAGTAACAGATTTACTTGGACGACGGCAGAGAAAATCTG aaaaaagaCGAGATCCACCAAATG GCCCAAATCTACCAATGGCAACTGTTGATATCAAAAACCCAGAAATTACAACTAACAGGTTTTATACTCCACAAGTCAACAATATTTCATATaccaaagaaaagaagaaaggaaaaactaaaaagaGAAGATTGACAAAGGCAGATATTGGAACTCCATCTAATTTCCA ACACATTGGACATGTTGGTTGGGATCCAAACACAGGTTTTGAT GTGAACAACTTAGACCCAGaactgaaaaatctgtttgatCTGTGTGGAATTTCAGAGGCTCAGCTAAAAGACAAAGAAACTTCAAAGGTCATATATGATTTCATTGAAAAAACAGGAGGTGTGGAGGCTGTAAAAAATGAACTGCGCAGACAAG GTCCCCCAAGGTGGAGTG ctcCACCTCCACCACCGCCGTGCAGAGGAGGACCCCCTCCGCCTCCCCCTCCCCATAGCTCGggccctcctcctccccctgctcgGGGCCGAGGGGTcccgcctcctcctccttcgAGGGCTCCCACAGCGGCTCCTCCGCCCCCGCCTCCATCCAGACCTGGTGCAGCAGTGCCCCCGCCTCCCCCCAACCGGATGcatcctcctccacctccagtGCATTCCTCATCTGCGCCATCCGGCCCCCCTCCGCCCCCACCGCcaccggc AAGCGGGGCATCTGTTCCGCCACCCCCTCCGCCTCCTCCGCCCCCTCCTGGTCCTCCTCCACCGCCAGGCCTTCCTTCAGAGGCTGACCACCAGCTTCCAGTTCCTGTGGGAAACAAAGCAGCTCTCTTGGATCAAATCAGAGAAGGAGCTCAGTTAAAGAAGGTAGAACAGAACAGTCGACCAGTGTCCTGCTCAGGAAGAGATGCACTGCTAGACCAGATACGACAGGGTATACAGTTGAAATCT GTATCTGATGGTCAGGAGAGTGCACCGCCTACACCTGCACCCACCTCAGGAATTGTGGGTGCGCTAATGGAAGTTATGCAGAAAAGGAGCAAAGCCATTCATTCTTCAG atgaagatgaggatgaagacGATGAAGAAGACTTTGAGGATGATGATGAATGGGATGATTGA